Within the Oreochromis niloticus isolate F11D_XX linkage group LG14, O_niloticus_UMD_NMBU, whole genome shotgun sequence genome, the region ACTGAGACACTCAAActtgtgttaaaaaatgttgCTGGTTTTCAAGATCAATTTAACAACTACACGAAAGCACATGCAGGTAGCTTTTTTATAGAGAAACCCCTAAAACTAAGCATCTCTGCCTCACATAATTTCAGCCCTGGTACAAGTGAAGACAAGCTTCTGCAGCATGACTTAATGTCTTTTCCATACAAGAGTATGTCTCTCCCACACAGTGCCCTACCCTTACACATCACCACTGCATGAAAACAGTGGAATTTATTGTGGGGAaaatctgctttttttcccccttctatAGAATATTATATTCATCTGCGCATGAAAAGAATTCCCAGGCATGCAATGGAAAGAATCCCAGTTTTCTAGTCTAGGTTCCCACAACAGAACTATTAACAAGTCTGGGATAAAACTGCAGCCCTCTGGAATGGGATGTTAACCAGGGGGAAAGCTTTTCAGGGCACCAACTTCCAAATATGTTAATTTCCTTCAGTGAGTCCTCCTACCTTATGTTACTCTGAAAGCTGTTCCAGAAAGAAGACAGATGTGTCCTCGCACCACATTTCCTTTATTGTGCTTTTAAGAAATACAGAgttggcacaaatactgaagTACTCTacactgttttcattttatgcttcgtcacattttatttgaacaCATTAATTTCACAGCTATAATTTactgtttaaaagaaaacaataatccTGCATTGTTAAAGATTAAAGCACGGTTcccaacttttcttttttgtgaccCTACAAAAAAGTTTCTAGTTCCCTTtcagctttttatattttttatttcatatcatTATCCATTTAAATGACGCTAGGGCTTAGAGCTTTTCAACGTTATAAGGAAATATAGCTGCTTCAAGTGACGGGTGGTGCAGCCAACACATACAGCTGAAGCTAACAGCTGCCTGTTTAGACGTCATCTCTACTAAATCAAGTCACTGAACCGCTTCTCTCGACTTTGTTTCTGGTATTGATTTTGGAGGATTTTACTGCAGTAATCGGACAAATAATGTGGCCTGCTCTGTGGTTAATTGTACTAACAGCCTGCCAAGAGGTTTGTGCACcactttttttggttttctcagTGTTTGCACTAGCTGAAAGGTAAGTGCAATGCCTCTTTACAGTCCACAGATAATTTAACTTCAACTTCCTATGCACAGTTGTtcacttctggctccaaaaaaCCCAATATGGAGATGGTCAAAATGCCAGACTCAAAGCTTTAAACATCAGCCCGCCAACCTTTGAATGATGTCATTGTGGCtatatccatcttttatgtagGCTTAGGTTGTTATTAGATTCACTGATGAATGGTTTGCCTTTCAGGCAATTTGGTAAAGATTACTTTTTGATCTAAAGTGTAAAACTTAGACAAATGGACAAAATTGTAAATACGTATTTGTGTAGTAGTTAATGTGAGGAGCACATACAGTTGCCATGTATGTGCTCCTCACATTAAGCATGTGAGGAGCACATACATGGCATCAGCCATCACATGACCAACCCCTGGGCTGGGAGCCAAACGTAAAAAACTGCAGAGTAAAACAGTACCATTACTTTTGTTACTTACATTTTACGAATATTTCTGTTCTTTTACATGCAGGACTGTGTTTTTTCTAAAGTACATAACGTTTTCAGTACCTTCCCAACCAGAAAGCAGTCATCACCAGAGAGCTGGACAGATACTGCAGGCATGTAGACATCCACAGACTCGCCATTAGTGATTCTCTGGAAACGACCCCTTACAAGGCTGGAAACTTGCAGCGCATACACATCCTGCAGCCTCATTAGCCCCTTAGCAGCCCCTTGGAGGTCTTCCATATTGGGCAGATCGGCCTCTTCCTCCTCGTAACTGGACCTGAGGGCTGGACAGCAGAGGGGCAAAAAGGTGAATGGTGAGGGGTTTGGTGGTGACAGTAGAGTTGAGGGGGGTGGATGCTTAGATATCACCACCAGATGTGTCTTTGAAGACGGCAGTGGGGAAACCTTGTAGGTTCTCGAGGGCTTCATTGCTGTAGACGACATTCAGCCACTCTGAATGAAGACGTTTGATCAAAGTAAAAGCCACCAGAGGGTTGGCCATTGCGACCGCTGGGCCTTTGTAAAGTTCTGTGTGCAGGTCGGATACTTTGGCATAAAAACTGTGTGAAGATACAGAATTATTAAACAGGGTCTTCAGActggaaacaataaaaactcaATAATTAAACTGGCATTTGAGGACAATACATTATTTGCACCAGAAGAAAGGAACAAATGGAAAAGTGCATAAAGATAAGAATCCTGTCTATAAAGTATTAAATTTACATCTGCAAAAGTCCTCTATGGGGAAAGTATCCTTTAGAATATTAGACTGATTTAAAGAAACCTGTATCTCATATAAATACCATAAATACTGAGCTTATTCCAGCTCAAACACTGCAAAAATCCACCACAATCAAGCCAAAGTTTGAATTCTCATGATCAAAAGGTTCCTTTGCAAAATCTGAAGCAATTCTACAAAAAAAACTATTGAGTTATTTGTATAAATTAGCGGGAAGTTACTTGGTATGTTTTGTATCAGTGATCCTGCAACCAACATAGTGAAATAGAGCCACGAAAACCTTAagtctattttttctgcattttttaatGTCATACTTATAAGGTTTATGCAGGTCATTATGTGATCATCTCACTATCAAACCTCACATCTGCAACGCTTGTTCTATTACTATttactatgtgtgtgtgcagtgtctCCCGGGTTATGATATAATCACCACctctggaaaacaaacaaaccgaGGTAACAATATCTATGGGGGTTTCTTCTGTATTACTTCAAAATCAGAGTAAGTGTAATTTCTAAGATGcaaatcttttaaatcttttacaATCAAATCTGTTTCCAGTGTTTCACCATTACTCACCGTTTGATGTCTTCCAGTCTGTCCAACTCGTGGTCAATGTAAGTTCTCAGGTAATCGATCAGCTTCCGTTCAACACTGATCGCCTGCTTTACGTTCAGCAGCGATGTATACATTTCCCCTCCAACGACACTCAAGAGAAAGCAAACAAGCACACAAAACTTCATCTCCGTAACTGAACTGTTCGTTCTCTTCCTCGGCAGATTCACCAGCTCTAATTGCGCCTCTCAGTTTTCCTGAACAGCACCGCTGAGCTTCAGCATTTGGAGCAGGCTCTCAGCTGATCTGAGATCAGCCTTCGCCCTCTGTTCATCATATCATACATAGAGCCTGGATTGATTCAGAGCAATTAGTTTGCGCTCATGTACTCACCAAAATCATCAGATTTATGGGGTTGTCACGGATGCTGATGAAATGAGTTCAGTTTGTGCaaatttaattttactttgaagTCAACGTTCTAAAATGTGAAAATCAAAGAGAAATCATCTGTTCTTAAGAGTCCAAAAACCGAGTTTGGAATCACAGCGACATCTGCAGGACAAAGCTCTGCGCAACAACCAAGCTGCAGCAGCGAAGTGCCAAACCAAGGATCCCTAAAAGATGGATAGCGCCTTCCTGGTGGTGACATGTACTGCAGTTGGACGGTTCGAGGTGGCAATGTCGTGTTCCGGTCAAATTTGAGCAATTTAGAAATTTTATCTCTGAAAGATGTCCTTAATTCGATCCAACTGACCAATTCCAGGTCTTTTTCTACAAATAAGATGtcaacacacaaaataaactgcattaatttgtgtgttttgttaaacATTTGTACACTCTTGGGTTTTCCCAACGACAACAGTTGTAAATATCTCGATTCAAATAGATATGTCAGATGGATATATGGACACACACAagaatgcatgcatgcacacacatacacacacacacacacacacagatataaacaCATGTGCACTGTGCACTCACACACATCTTGGTTTCCCTGGCAACCACTATGGGAAATTTTGCCCAGTAGATCATCTCTTCCACAGGTATAACACCTGTGTTGGAAGTTCTCACAGACAGTTGCATCGCTGTTTCAATAGCACTGAAATTTTCCTGTAACTTTGGTGTATAATGCTTTTTTGAGGCCTTGGTTACAGGTCACTGTGTAGCAGCAATTTGGCACGTTGATATACCTTAAGTGAGGCTATTTACTACATATTTGATCAGTACACTGGTAGGAGGAGAGAGGCCAGGAAACTGACAGAGAGGATGGATTAGATAAGGAAGTGTCAGAAGCGGAAGATGGCATGGAATATAATCTGTGCAATCTAGGCTAAAAAATGACTGATGAGAAGGAACTCAGTGATGAGGACAATGGCTATGTTGAGGCTGCTGTCACTCAAAGAAGGGGAAATTATCCCCACCTGAGAATCAAGTTTGACTTTCAGCTAAAAATGTCATCAGGATGATCACAGAACCAAAAAACTATGACATATCCTGGACTGATGACATCAAATACTGCTTTGAACTGTTCTTGACTGAGTCCAATAGTGTTAATTGTGATGAAAGTGGAGGGAAAACAGACTTACAAAGACAACTGAAAGGAGGTAACTCAGAAAGACGTCAAAGCATACATGACTCTTTTTATTTTGAGCGGTGTGTACCTTTCCAGAAATGAATCTACCAGCAGTGTACATACAGTATGGGATGCAAAGTCATTTCAGAAATTTTATTAACACAACAAATTGTgataatatatttattgttctactttctcttaaaaaaaacaaacaaaaaaaacaggtcaCCAGCCTAAAGAGTTCATCCAAAAGGGAAAACACGATGGGTTTTAAATATTATAAGCAAATCTCACAGAGGATTTTAGAATTGATCCTGTGTCTACAACtatgcatatttatttattttatccctGTTGTCCtctaaaatattgtttttccccCATTTGTCTAAGGTGAGATTATTTTCCAAAAATACATATCAACCAtgctaaattattattattttttaagtttgaCATTGCTGTAAAGGACCTGTTTAAATATTTAGCCTACAGTTAAAAATGAGTTAAACCAAACCAGAACAAACTCGCATGTATTTAACTCATTGTAAGGACTATTTTAGGCTTGTAtaaagattttcttttattattaatatgagGAAATTTTCAGATTGTATTGAATTGTGATGGCATGTGCAGGAAAAGTAATAACCAGGATACAATGACTTATTGTAAAGTAAGGAAGGCTGTAACTGTGACATTAATGATGAAGAGATTCATCTGAAAAAAGGTGTTTTTCTCAGATTAAAAGTTTGTGGAATGACGTTGTTAAGACTAATCTACAACAAATTTGAGGGGTAACCGAGAAGAACATTTTTTATCTACTGTAATAGACTTTCAACAGCTCTATtctgtgttcagttttattaaCATCACGTGATAATTATCCTCAAAGAAATGcaataaacatcaaacaaagTCTGATAAGAAACAATAATATTATATGCATTAAAATGTTCTGCATCCAGATACTGTTGCAAGGATTTCTTTATAATACTGACAACATAAGATTTTAAATATGTGCGCTTAGATTACTAAATGTCAAACTTATCAATAAATCCTTAGATTAAAAGGTCAAAGCATTATGGTTCACTAATTTCAGATCCAgaatattttttcagttttcaccaAGTACAGCTTTTTTAAACAGAGCGCAGTTTAAGATGATTTAATGATAATACTAACCAAAGTGTTAAAGCATGAAACTGAGATGATAAAGACATTTTATCACAATTTTATAGAATTTCCTTTCAGTATAAAGTGACATCTTTTATTAGTGCAgttattttttaagtattttctgAGATTTGGTCTATACTCCAACAACTATTGTAGGTTAGAGATCTAATGGAGCTGTCAAACATTTATCAGTGCGAATATCACACTTTTAGTCAAACATGCAATCTGACACAAAACATGACCTGTTATGACTTGTTAAGATTTTAGAAGTTTTAGACACCTTTTATTAGCCTTTTTAAGGAAAAGAAGTCAAATCAATATTCATGTGCTCAAATTAtcactgaaatgttttttatttactgcAAATGTTTACCTGATATATACAGAGCCCCTTTCATGAGCCAGATTCTTTGTTCTGTGCAAAAGTATCTGAAGGTAATACAAGgctttaaaaagtataaatCAGACAAATAAACGGGATCTTTtggatatatttttaaatatattgctGGTTTGTGTTTCCAGATTGAGCTTTAGAGGAGGAACAGTAATACAAAGAGTTTGTTTTCTCTCCAGTGTAACTTTTTCCACTTACTGTCATTTCATGAAGACTGATTATAGGTTATTAGTCTGTTCCACATGCAGTACAATAAGGAATCTGTTAATGGCCAGtgtgaatggaaaaaaaaattacagcatAAAAAACTGCTCAGTGTTCATTTGGGGAACCGACAGACAGAGATGCAGATATTCTGCACAGGTTTTCTGCAGGAGTCtaaactgggttttttttcaagAAGCAGACAAGCTGTCCTGCTGTTTGCTTCTGAAATGGGGCTTGACTGCATTTGAGCAGCAGAGGAATGTTTTCCCAATGTAGCCCCTCAGACTGTGATCTCTGAAGCCGTAGATGAGTGGGCTAAGAAAGCGTGGGAttaggataaaacagaaaaaacagaaataggtaATGTCTTCTACTTGCCATTTAGTGTACAGCAATATGAGAGTTTCAGTGATGGGGAGAGTGAAAGCCAACATGcaaagaagcagctgaaagccGTGCAGCAGCACAGTGTGCTTGGCTTTGTTCACAGATACTCTGTCCTGTCTCAGCTTCCTGGTTTCCAGCAGGATTCTCACATATGTGAAGAAGATGACAACAGCCACAACTGCAAAGAACATCACACTCACAGCAGTTCTGAATAATGCTTGGATTGGAGATGAGTTGATAACTAAATTTTTGCAGAGTACAGGTGTAAAGAGGACATCTACAGCAGGACGTTGCTTCCCGATGGAGTAGTCGATGATGAGGAACATGCAGCTTATAAGCCACAGACAAAGATTAATAATCCAGATACGGCCTGAGCGCCAGGCAGCCGGCCGCTGCAGGGGATAGAAGATGGCAACATAACGCTCCAGGGACATTGTGGCCAGGATTAAAGGTGTGTTCTGATAAGTAACAGTGGATATGAACAGCAGAGGAAAACAgtagaaaacaggaaattttaCCTGACCCATTACAAGTAGGAAAAGCAGCACAGAGGACAGAAGCTGCAGGGTGTCATTGA harbors:
- the or95a1 gene encoding odorant receptor 131-2, with translation MQNLTELPFNATSQKSLSVIIKVCAVIPFFSTFLCCIAVMLHVFASHSQFLNTPRYILFAHMLINDTLQLLSSVLLFLLVMGQVKFPVFYCFPLLFISTVTYQNTPLILATMSLERYVAIFYPLQRPAAWRSGRIWIINLCLWLISCMFLIIDYSIGKQRPAVDVLFTPVLCKNLVINSSPIQALFRTAVSVMFFAVVAVVIFFTYVRILLETRKLRQDRVSVNKAKHTVLLHGFQLLLCMLAFTLPITETLILLYTKWQVEDITYFCFFCFILIPRFLSPLIYGFRDHSLRGYIGKTFLCCSNAVKPHFRSKQQDSLSAS